From the Synchiropus splendidus isolate RoL2022-P1 chromosome 3, RoL_Sspl_1.0, whole genome shotgun sequence genome, the window GCAACATCTGCTCTACAAAAGTGGCAAATCACAATACCTGGAAACTGGATGAGTTGAAAACATGGAATTGGAATTCCAGCAACCTTGGTGCAGATTATATTATCTATTTTCCTCAATATTAATATGCCTCCAGTTTAGCTCACAAGTGAATAAACAACATTTAGTGCTTGGTTATGTTTGTTTGCCCGTGGGCTAGATCAACtgtaaaatgatgaatgaagtCTAATAAAATTTTCTGGAAATGTTCATAATAgatttattacattttgttttggttaCCATCTGGATCACCAACACCCAGCCACTACTTGCCCATTCTGCAGCACAAGTCTGAACTGACTTTCTTACTTGGCTGAAAATGAGCTACTTGGCAGAGATCAATACTCTAAAGTGTTTGTAGAATTCTAATTTTGTTTACACATTTGAACACAAAGTAtgcctttttgtgtgtgtgtgtaactttGCAAAGTTCTTTGTGTCCGGTGTAAAATAATCCATTTGGAGTGGACACACTTTtagtgcacttttttttttaacttaagtCAGTGTGAAGTGCATTCCATTCGTTATAAGAGTTTGTTCTATGAGTTATTCATCAAAACCCAAGGTAGATGTCTGGAATTTGATTAGAATGCAGCTAAATAAATGAACTTAGTATCATAAATTGACAaccgaaaaaaaagaaaaagaaaatatagcCTTAACTAATAAACAATCAACAAATTGTTTTCGGAACGTTGCCAAACATCTAATGGAATTTATCTCCAGCATAAACAAGAGACGGCCAGATTATATTAACATGTAAGTCATGGAACATGAATAATCTATATAATATCACTCATGTGATGAGTCCCAAAATAAAtagttctttgttttattttttggcgCCCTCTGGGATTGCATTCTATTCCAAATGATGGTTaagttctgttaaaaaaaatgcatttgtttatttcaacttcCAATTCCTTTTCTCTTTAGCTTTGCAGAAGGGAAGTCAGTCCGGATCCACAGCGATAATCCGGCTCCGTGTGTTGGAACATCACCCAGCATGGGCGCACCGAttggccagtgaggagagagggagagtgggtgagagagtggaaaagaGGGGAGGGAGAAACAAACTCCTTCTTATTCACTAACAAGTTCATTGAGGAGCTGACAAACCTCCAGAGTCTCAGCGGGGCAGGCTCTCACTCACTTCTATGGACGGCCGACCTCTGTCTGAAGTCAGCTGATTCTTCTCCTCAGCCGCTACTTGGGCCTCAGTGGAGCTGACTCCTGCTGGTGGCTCATCCAAGCTGTGCCAGGCTCCAACCACCAGGTCAGTCAGCCCCTTCTGCTTCTTCCACAGGAGAGACTCGCGCTCCAGCAACTTTCCTCTCCACTCTTCGAGTGTTTACATAACATCCTCAATGAGGTCAAGAGTTTTTATGGAGTTTTCCTGGGAATTCCTGTGTGAGCTCGACTTCTCTGTTTGCTTTGAGATCTAGTGGAGGCTGACTAAAAACATTAGCAGAAACACAATCCTTCCACAAACATTGGTCTCTGTAGGTGCTGCAGATGTTTCCAGATGTTGGAATTCAGTGACAAATTATTCATATTTAAGTCAAGCGTTCATCTTAATTTGACGCGTATTGAGATCATCAATTGGGATATTTTGGCTCTGCAATGCTGAGCGTGTCATGCTGGGGGAACATATGTCGGGTTTGTGTGTGAGCGTCGGGGTGGGGGTGTTTGTAATCATTTAACAGTGTGATTCAACAACTGTAACTACCAGATCTTCTGCCACTATATGCTCCTTTTCTATTGGTAAAAATAGGAATAGAGATGTCAAAATTGCAAACAGTGTTTTCATGACAACCTTAAGAAAGAATGCGGagaatttgtgttttgttttttttgtttttttgtcatccagctTTGCTTCCAATTGATCAAAACGTATTGTATTTACAGTTCAAACATTAACACCTGATTCTTCATGTTCTTGAGTTATATTTCACACAAGGTTGAACTGGGTGCTCAAAAAGATGAATGACTCATGGGTGGTGTGTGATAAGGGGCTTGTGTTTTCGATGGCGCTGGTTTGTttatgttcaaaataacttaaaagGTTGTGAACTGATTTAGATGACATTTCCTGGAAcagtgtgaaatgggacaaggaacaagtATCCGGATCATCCATGGATGTCTGGATCTAGGAATTTTTGAAAGGATTCTTTAACATTTGGGAGATAGGAACGTATTCTGCATTTTGTGCCAGATTGGCATTTGGATCCAGGATACTGGATTGTGTTGGGCTGAATTGCTGTGCGGAGGTTTGCACTGAGGGAGCCCTCAGTGCTTTTCTAACTTTTATCCTCAATAGTGAAATTCAGATAAAATTCATCACCTTTTTTCACATCTGAGCATCTCACGTGGCCCAGAaataaggacattgtttcatgaagcctcatcagccctgaGCACTTTAGCAACATGCTGTGTGATGCTATAAACCACTGTGTTTTGAAATATCCAAGCATCTGAATAATGAAGTGGGAATCCATGAATCACATCGTGAAATGCTGATCAACAGCCATAACCGATGTGGCTGTGTCATTGTCACAGATGATATTTCATTTTCCCAATCTCAGTCAACCATATAAAACTTGATGCTCCATTAATCAATAGTAGTCATTCTGTGTCAAATCCTACCCAAGTTGTCAGTTATGTAACTATGCTCTCAAAGCAAAACAAGGGCTAAATGGGCCATCTGAGCGCCCAGCTTTACATAATTTGAATGATTTTTCCATAAACACAAGGGTGCGGACGGAGAGCTTGTTTGGAACTGGAACTTAATCTCCTTAAAGCTTTTTCAGGTGAAAGTAAAGAGTGATGCTGTGATAGTTATATATACTGCTTTACTACTTTATTCTCCGACGGCCCTTCAGAAACCAGAGGCCTGGTGATAACAGTCTCAGTAAAGACAGTGTATTATCTGAGCAGCCATTAACTAGGCGTATTGTTGGGGCCACTGATctggttcagggagcagaaTTTCATTGCtgctaattaaaaataaatgccgAGCAGTCGGTGGCCAGGACAGCAGCCTAGACTGCTAATAAAACCGTTTACAGTCAAGCTAAGCTGGGCCCCGATTCCACAGTCCAATAAAAGTGTGGTGGAGGAACACAATGAGTCAGGTCAgctgtgaacaggaaaaaacATTGGAGCTGTTCCAGCAGTTCCACACTGCATCCTTCCGCGCTCCAACGTCACGCCCCTCAGAGAAGACAGGCTTTTTCCCGACTTCAGCCGTCCGTGCAACAATGGAGGGTTTTATGAGCCATTACTTTCTTTTCGCATAAAACTTTAGTCTTCATAAATAGACATCTTTTGTTTAGAACAACTTGAGGTGAGaaaaaaagagtctttttaCGACCAACTTGTAAAACAGCGGAGAGAAATGGCACTTGATCCGATGGACGTTTGTTTCTCTACAGAAAAACAATGCAGTCACTAAACACAGTTACATCTGTGGAGGCTTTTGTGGAGCTCACGTAAATTGACTGGGAAAAACAGAACTATAGTGCTTTCTCTCATCAACAGAAGACGTCAATTCAAAAACAACCACTTTGGTATTTTTTGGCTGCCAGCAAACCTCATGCATGACCCAAAACTGATCTTCGAGGACAGATAAACAGGCCATTATTACGTGTATTATTGCTATATTTGCACTTGTAACATCAACATGCCAAAAGCATTTCTTTCCGCAAGTTGACATTTAAAGTGACTCAACACAAGTAACTACTGGCAACAGTATTGAACAAGTATGTGTTCGCTGACGTCGTAAAGATTCCAGTCAtaaaacagaacaaacacaaGAAGCTCCCTTGCTGAGGGAGTCAAAAGCATCCAAAACTTAAACATAAAATTGGCACCAGATGTGGGGCTTATTTGAAATGATTGGTCGGCCGACCTAACATTTATCTGCTCGTAACAAAATTACTCTGATTGAATCAGGAATAAAATCCAGCCCAACCAGACTCTATTAGGTCTGCATGATCAATTCAAAGAATTCGGAGAGACACACACTGAATAGGAGGCCTGTAAGAATGTGTTACATAAAGAGAGGGAGAACAAACTGAGGCCTGTTCCCCTTTGGACTTTTTCCCCCCTCAAATGAGTATTTGAAATAGATAGTTGTTACAAGaaccaaaacatcattttcattcgGCGGTTTTCTGTCATGAGAAAATCAAGTGATTACTTTACTCACTAAATCTACTGCCAAAATTGAAATAATGGATTTATCAGACGGCTGAATCACTCGAGTATTGTGGTAAAATAttttatcattaaaatgtttaaactttCTTTTAGATTGCATATAAACAGCTAAGACTACTCTGGTATAtgtgttcttgttttgtttttgtttttttaacaaggtgaagcagattttttttgtgttattaGAGCATGAGTGTGAGTGGTGAGAGTAGTTTTTGGAAGTTATAATGGCAGCCATTTCTGATAATGCCACGGGCTGGATGTGGCCCATGGGCCATGAGTTTGATTTCCCTGTTTTACATGAATCCAAGAAGatgtaaaatattaaatgttgGTCATAATTTTGCCATCGATCTAACAATATTCTATGTGAACAGCTAGTTTTACAAAGTTCCGGTGAGGGAACTGAGCTCTCATCACCAATGGGATGCACCACAATAAGCTGAGCTGTTAGTTTCTTGTCTGACGAAATATAGGATCTTCCTGAGGTGGAAAACTGATTTGTCCAAATTCCTCTCTTCCTCACTTCAACACTGTTGACCTTCTACTCCCAACAGGATTAGaccaaagaaaaacattgacaaATCTAAGTGGTAATTACTATTTAACTATTTTGGATCTATTAACTAAGAGAGTCTGGTACTGTTTACGGAAACTGCTTTGACTGCGCATTTGTCCTGTGCGACCCCATAAGTCACGACGTTCGGTCCTAAGACTGCATATGTTTCCTGCTGTTTGTTTGCGTCTCCTGGACTGAATGTGCTGGACAGGCTGTTGAGCAGAGACGCCGTGTGCTGCCTGGCCCTGACAGTAATCAGTTGATGAataatgaacacacacagacgcagacTCGCAGTCCTGACACTGACAGCTGTTTGGTATCTTTGTGTGCGTTAACTCTATCAGTGCAGTGCAGCTGCATGCCTGCCTGTTGCAATTACGCTCCGGCTAAATAAGAGCCAGTGCTGAGAGCGGGGGGCGTGTTTGAGACAGTTGGAAGTGGGGGTGCTGTAGCATGGGGTCTGTGTGGGGACCTACAATGTAAAGATGACTGGGGGAGAAGAGATTTGCTCGCCATCTCACCTTATAAATGCTCTCAGGATCCACATGCTTGCGTGTCTTGCCATGTGACCCCACCAAATCCTCAAAGGCTCTGTTGTGCTAACACACACGCGCTCACACATTTTGACCCATAATCATTCTCAAACCCCACTGGTACCCACCGCCCCACTTCCCACCACCTTCTCACGGTTAATTTGCTGCTCAATAGGTCAGGAGGAAAGGCAGACATCaagcgaacacacacactctctggttGTGACGCGCGGCCGTCCAGGCACCAGGGTGGACTTGTACATTTCCCAGACGGCTCTGACTTCACTTATTCATGGGGTCACAAGAACGCAAGTAAATCTGCTCTTAAGTCAACAACGCCTTTGTTGTTGTGGTCAGAAGAAAACCTCGTGTTCGGCAGGAAATTCCATTAAAAGATCACTTGGGTTATTTGTCATCGGCTATTCAAACACAACGGCAGCCAGAACAGTCACAATCACTTCTCCTTGCTGAGTGctgaaaacatttattcaaaaGAAAGAATCTTTAGAACAAAGAAGAGAAGACAAATTTCTGATCTGCACGGAAATAAACTTGCAAACGATTATGTGCTGTGcagtcattgatttttttttttttctccataaacTACTGACTCATGAAGCTTCTTAAATCCATGGAAGAGATCAGCATGCGGCCAATCTGCCTAGTGAAGAACAGAGCTGCTGTAATGAAATAGAAGAAATACATTTGACCATCAGATTGTTGGTTCGTGGAACCGGGCAGTTGTATGATAGACGTGTTTGAAATGGTGAGCTTGAAAGAGAGCTCCCTGAATCCATGCCCTTTGTGACCCAGAAAGTGAAATCTGCTTTAATGCTTTTGGTTCACTTCAGAGTTCAACAGGCAATTATCCAACAACAAGAGATTATAAATCAATAAGTACTGCCCCaggggagaagaagaaaatgcatGGATGCAAATGGAATTTCATAAAATGGGATGGAATATGTAGACTATCATGGATATCAGATTAATAGgtaaacatgatttttttttaccttcagcTTTGACTGTTTACTTTTTGTTTCGCTCTGTTTGATCTTTTTCCATGAAAATGACTTGGACCGCGATGGTGTTGTTCACACTATCTTGGATTCCTGTGCCATTGACCCCAGTGGTTGCAGAGTGTAACCTCTGGCTATATGTCGCCCATAAGAAAGCAATAtctcaacttcctgtttttgaAGTTCTTATTGGAGCCCGGCTTGAACTTGACTCCTGTGTTGCAAGATGTAATTTGACCAAGGATCCTTGCGGAATATTTGTCTAATCTTTAACGGCATCCAGCCTTGTTGATGTCACCCAAACATCAGCTAATGCCATTTATCTCTTCCTGTATTCTGAGTCAAGACATTGCATAACTTATACTCTCTCCCACAGGCTTTGGGTTTTCCTGGTGATGACCTCACTGCTCTTCCCTGTCAACGCCCACGCTGCGATGAAGGACctatcctcttcttcctctcctcttagCTCCCTGCTTCACTATCCGAACTCCAAAACAGCCATCGTGCCCTTTTCTCCATCTGCTGGTGCCGGCTCTTCACCTGGGTCAGCGCTGACGTCCTCGCAGCATTCCAAACCGCAGCCCTTCTGCCTTCAAACTGGGCCACATCTCATCGCCAGCATGCAGCTGCAGAAGCTCAACTCGCACTACCAAAACCTTGCCGGTGCTTCTGCTGGACATCTGACGCCTGGTGCTGCTCAAAGGGGATTTGGTGCCTCTCCACTCGGGCCTGGAAACCAGATCCTGGGGCCTTCTGGAGGTCTTGGAGGGGGAGGGGTGGGCGTTGGCATCGGCATGGGAAACCAAGGCCCCGGTTCAAGTGGATTAATCGACTTTGAGCCTGTGGATGAAGAAGTGCTCATGTCTCTGGTGGTGGAGTTGGGTTTGGACCGAGCTAATGAGCTGCCTGAACTCTGGCTGGGACAGAATGAATTTGACTTCATGTCAGATGTTCCGGCTGGTTGTTGACCTGAAAGAAGAATTGTGCCATGGGTTAGTGGGGCCTAAAGAAAGGAGACTCCCTCTGTCTACTTTTCTGAGTAGATTGTAAGAGGCAGCAGAAAAGGAACTTGGTGTTCAGGAGATTTTAGAAGTGCTCTCTTGTTTCATCTTTGATTCCTCTTTGGAAGTGAAAGATTTACTTTGAACTGTCTGCTAATGGCTCTTGAATGAAACCAATTGGTTAGGATCTGATTTCTTTTGCGTCGGACTTCATTTACTTTAGATCCATTTAACAAATGAAAGCATGGACAGGGTCTAAGTGGTTGGACGGACAGACGCTGCTTGACTTGCTTGTCTTCATGGCAGAATATTAAGTAACAGGCGAAGCAGGGGAGACTTTTTTAACTGTCAAGCTCAACTCGATTTCACCGTTGCATCGTATGATTCTACACATCGAGAGAAATTAATGAGCAACATGACATCATTGGACACGGGAGTCcatgtttcctgttttcttgaTGGACAATATTAGAAGACCGGTCTCACGGGAAAGACAGTACTGTCTGTTGCCTTCACAAAGACACTGTTTGTCTGAAACCTTTCTATCTCGATGTGcgcctctttctttctctcattctTTGAATCCACTTCAACCAGTTGTGTTCACAGAAGATGTTATTTAAGACACTGTGTGATACCCATCAGCACTCAAAGACAAGGAGCACTTCTGTGGCGTGTCCATGATCACGACTTCTTCTCTGAACATAATGGACTAGATCAAGGCATGGGAGCGATATTAAAGCTCGTAGTGTATGAATGGACCAACTTGTGTCGAACCAGAGCACAGCAGTCACCAGTTGTCAGTTTTGTTCTGTGATTCCCCGATTCACTTTCTCAACAATCTTCTTTACCTACACATTTTTGGACAAACTGAAAACAGGAAAATGCTGATAATCTTTGAAGTTTGGATCCAGGCACTGTTTGCTCAGCCGCCTCAGAGGTTATTGCCACCACTCGTCCATAAGATAAGAAAGCTTTGTTAGTTTTATCTTGAGCCTGTTTGCTGGACTTCACTCTGCTCACACACATCAGGGTACGCAGATGTTTCCGAAAATACTTTCTGAAATGGCTTATCTGAGGTTATCTAAGATTAGCTAGTCTTCACCAATAGCATTATGCTGGCGAGAAAGCGGGGCTGTTGGATTTTATTGAAAGTCAAAACAGGCATATCATTACAATCTTGTCGTTGTTTGACTGATATAATCTGTGCAAGGTGTCTGTTGTACGTCCAACACTCAACTGAGGCCTTACACGATGCATTGTTTATGTCCCACTTTTCAACCCAGATTTAATTCAAAACCCATGAAAAAGACAGGTGTGGCTTCTTTATCCTCCAAACATGAGTTGTTTGGGGCTCGCTTGAAAACAAACCGCAGCCATCGCCTATAGGCTCTTTAGGTTGTCAGGCTGCCGATGGAGGCGGTGTGGATGGCGGTTTGACCTATATGCGCTGCCGTAACAGGAGACGAAGGTTGAAATCTGCCACGACAACAAAGGCCTTTCACCCGGCGTTATCTGTCATCTGGACATTGTGGGTTCACCCGACCACATGCaaaaccacacacatacacacctgtAGGGGTATATGGTTCTCCACACAACACACCTGTATCCACTAATTTCATGACATGGTTAAAGACAAACTCTATTCAATAGCAGGGATGGAAACTCCAGCACAGACAGCAGCCTGAGGATGAGGTTACAGGAGTGAAACAAGAGCCCTGAAACAGGCGTTTGTTGAGTTCTGGGCCTTAAATGCTGTACTTAGCAAGACATCAGGTGGTGTAAAAGTGAAAGGGATCAAGCAGACAAATTCATTATGGTTCTCACATGATAGAATAGCCCACCACTGCAGATCAACATAAATGTGTCGGTCATTGACAGCTGAAGAAGAAGGCAGAAGGCCATCAGTGTATCAGACTCCATAATCTACGACTGTCTAAATCTGACACATTCTATACTTTAAGTAAAACACATGACAACCACTTCATGTTCTTTTtaaggatgatggatggattacTCGTGTGGTCAAACCTTCCAGATCATCTTTCCTCCTTCTTGTAAGCATCCAATGTTTTGAGCTCCAGCCTTCATCGCAGCAGGGTGAATGTTATTTTTCGGGATGAACCCCTGAGAAGCCcccctcttctccttcctctgcaCCCTGAGAAGATGTCTGAAGacattcatttcctttttttattgtttttgaagaTTAACCCTGTGAACCACGGTGAATTTGACCTGTTTTGACCAAACATTTACTCGAGCTGAAACACTATTCCTTCTGAGGACCAAATACTTTAGAGCAACAAGAGGAACCAGATCAAACTGCAATCTAAATGTCTTGATTctacacaaaaatatatttgtttgttttatagatatttcatttttaacacaGTGTTCACggggcttcatttttttttgtttctgtttgactTGAGACTAGATTTGGATGTTCCATGTCAGGACTCTCCTGCAGCCGcactgtcataaaaaaaaacaaaaaaaaaccacacacatcACAAGTCATAATTTGTCTAAAGGCAGCAGTTGACACTTGTTCCCAAAACAGTTGTAAAAATAATTTCTCGATGAATCGCATGCTTTACTGAACCAGACTTACACCCCATAATTCATGCCTGTATGTCTTTCATTTTTGGCTCTGTTCATGGTTTATGTCCTTGTGTCTTGTCTaaagatgaatgaatattaatCCGAGATGATTCTTAAGCACTTTTCCTTCACCGGCTCTCACTTGTACATCTATATGAATATGTAAATGATTGAGATCATATTGTGAGATACTTGTATTTTTGTTACGGCTCTATGTTTGGAGTAAAATAAAGAGTTTAAAAGTTATAAGgcttcaatgtgtttttgtgtgtgtgtgttttcttcatgtGGTCCTGTAGCAGAGGATAAAAATCAGCATTAAATCGAATAAATactcttttgttgttttatttacaaaaagaaatgacaaaagacGTTGAGGTAGTACTTTTAATGAACGATAATTCTGTTTTGATGTATTTGACCTTTTTAATCGTTAACCACACGAAAGATTTGCCATTTATGAGGTTaaatttaaaa encodes:
- the cited1 gene encoding cbp/p300-interacting transactivator 1, with the protein product MTSLLFPVNAHAAMKDLSSSSSPLSSLLHYPNSKTAIVPFSPSAGAGSSPGSALTSSQHSKPQPFCLQTGPHLIASMQLQKLNSHYQNLAGASAGHLTPGAAQRGFGASPLGPGNQILGPSGGLGGGGVGVGIGMGNQGPGSSGLIDFEPVDEEVLMSLVVELGLDRANELPELWLGQNEFDFMSDVPAGC